In a single window of the Bacillus mycoides genome:
- a CDS encoding alpha/beta hydrolase: MKTRVNPELLQGLEMFPNLDLHPENLQSIREGIAQMRPPTVVDESLSLTDEVIVGPDDNPLPLRIYRPKSNNEPLPVLLWIHGGGYILGSIDDNDDTCMRFAKEAGCVVVSVDYRLAPEHPYPAPIEDCYSALKWIADNAKSLNIDSNRIGVAGVSAGGGLTAALSLLARDRKYPSICLQMPLYPMIDDRNNTPSANEIKEGFVWNQKANEAGWKMYLGEMYGTDQIPVYAAPSRAEDYSDLPYTYTFVGQLDPFRSETLTYVSKLAQAGVDVEFHLYPNAYHWFEGLNPNADVSIYAVNEMVQAVKTGFKRVSKVEA, from the coding sequence ATGAAAACAAGAGTAAATCCAGAGTTATTACAAGGGTTAGAGATGTTTCCAAATCTCGATTTACACCCGGAAAACTTGCAATCAATCAGAGAAGGAATAGCTCAAATGAGACCACCTACCGTTGTTGATGAATCCCTTTCGTTAACAGATGAAGTCATTGTTGGACCTGATGATAATCCGTTACCATTAAGAATTTATCGTCCAAAATCAAATAATGAACCTTTACCTGTCTTATTATGGATACATGGTGGTGGTTATATCTTAGGGTCTATAGATGATAACGATGATACTTGTATGAGGTTTGCAAAAGAAGCTGGCTGTGTGGTCGTGTCTGTAGACTACCGCTTAGCACCTGAACACCCTTACCCAGCACCAATTGAGGATTGTTATTCAGCTTTAAAATGGATTGCTGATAATGCGAAGTCATTAAACATTGATTCGAATCGAATTGGGGTTGCAGGAGTAAGCGCTGGAGGTGGACTAACAGCAGCATTATCATTATTAGCCCGAGATCGAAAATATCCTTCAATTTGTTTACAGATGCCACTCTATCCAATGATTGATGACCGAAATAATACACCTTCAGCGAATGAAATTAAAGAAGGATTTGTTTGGAATCAAAAGGCAAATGAAGCCGGTTGGAAAATGTATTTAGGAGAAATGTATGGAACAGATCAAATCCCTGTCTATGCAGCGCCTTCTCGAGCAGAGGATTATAGTGATTTACCATATACTTACACATTTGTTGGTCAATTAGATCCATTCCGCAGTGAAACATTAACCTATGTAAGCAAACTAGCGCAAGCTGGTGTTGATGTCGAGTTTCATTTATATCCAAATGCCTATCACTGGTTTGAAGGGTTAAATCCAAATGCCGATGTATCTATTTACGCTGTAAACGAAATGGTACAAGCAGTAAAGACTGGTTTCAAAAGAGTCTCTAAGGTTGAGGCTTAA
- a CDS encoding ABC transporter permease, which produces MNFMKRAILSMKKRVGTSLILMAVFLIVTNLVLAGFTIQNASKKAADAARKKLGADVTLSLDFDKLGQQARETGEMPNPPKLNTKEADQLAKSKYVKDYNYITSTLGISDGLKLVGASEGEEEGKGKAGMAAVRGGSGSGTEIDMNSSFMIEGVRKTALQESFENGKSKIIDGKPITEQMKDQNVALMEKRLAELNNLKVGDKVKVQSGDKKETLEVEIIGIYETNEQAMGQQAPPIMDPANKLYMPHSTMKKLEIDQGISSIQVVYFLKDPQNIEAFKEEAKKSDIDFNYYKLDAHDSLYKQMIGPIENISSTSQMIIYIVSIAGAIILGLIIMLSIKARRKEMGILLSIGEKKWKLMAQFVVEVVCIAILAFGLSITTGAKISQFIGNNLLSSEIATAGEETNTSQNGTVMVAGPGGTVQNQKEDPIDKINVSVTGEDVGKMGGIGLAIAILATLLPALSILRLNPKQILLKDE; this is translated from the coding sequence ATGAACTTTATGAAACGAGCAATTCTCAGTATGAAAAAAAGAGTAGGAACATCATTAATTTTGATGGCGGTTTTCCTAATTGTTACAAATTTGGTGTTGGCAGGATTCACAATCCAAAATGCATCAAAAAAAGCTGCTGATGCAGCAAGAAAAAAACTCGGTGCAGATGTTACTTTAAGTCTTGATTTTGACAAATTAGGTCAACAAGCTAGGGAAACTGGAGAGATGCCTAATCCACCGAAGCTTAATACAAAAGAAGCAGATCAATTAGCGAAGTCAAAGTATGTAAAAGACTATAATTACATAACTAGCACTCTCGGAATTTCTGACGGACTTAAACTAGTAGGAGCTTCAGAAGGAGAAGAAGAAGGAAAAGGTAAGGCGGGAATGGCGGCTGTACGAGGCGGTTCAGGCTCCGGTACAGAAATAGATATGAATTCTTCTTTTATGATTGAGGGAGTTCGCAAAACTGCATTACAAGAAAGCTTTGAGAATGGAAAAAGTAAAATCATTGATGGGAAACCAATTACAGAACAGATGAAAGATCAGAATGTAGCTTTAATGGAAAAACGATTAGCGGAATTAAACAACTTGAAAGTAGGAGACAAAGTTAAAGTGCAATCAGGGGATAAGAAGGAAACCCTGGAGGTTGAAATTATCGGTATTTACGAAACGAATGAGCAAGCAATGGGGCAACAAGCTCCTCCTATAATGGATCCAGCTAATAAACTATATATGCCGCATTCAACTATGAAAAAATTAGAAATAGATCAAGGTATAAGTAGCATTCAAGTCGTGTATTTCTTGAAAGATCCACAAAACATTGAAGCATTTAAAGAAGAAGCAAAAAAATCTGATATTGATTTTAATTATTATAAATTAGATGCACATGATTCGTTGTACAAACAAATGATTGGGCCTATCGAAAATATCTCATCAACTTCTCAAATGATTATTTATATTGTATCAATTGCAGGTGCGATTATTTTAGGGTTAATCATTATGTTATCGATTAAAGCACGTCGTAAGGAAATGGGGATTCTATTGTCCATTGGAGAGAAAAAGTGGAAACTGATGGCGCAGTTCGTAGTAGAAGTAGTATGTATCGCTATTTTAGCATTTGGATTATCCATAACAACAGGAGCAAAAATTTCTCAATTCATAGGGAATAATTTACTTTCGAGTGAAATTGCTACAGCAGGAGAAGAAACAAACACCTCACAAAATGGAACTGTAATGGTAGCTGGACCTGGTGGAACTGTACAAAATCAAAAAGAGGATCCAATTGATAAAATTAATGTAAGTGTAACAGGCGAAGATGTAGGGAAAATGGGGGGGATTGGACTAGCTATTGCTATATTAGCAACGCTTCTTCCAGCATTATCTATTCTACGCCTGAATCCAAAACAAATTCTTTTAAAAGATGAATAA
- a CDS encoding alpha/beta hydrolase, whose protein sequence is MIFSKLIDRYALYDLHKKRSVKFQYTSLSNTSLYIKDIEFFYKVKPSHIHFNIKHLKQEKEYMVGQFKYKSSVQSGDSRNDSVTGELFLHKNENAPHVIFVHGWRMDSNERVKKIFHDHMTNLKWNMYYFTLPYHFDRKPNQSLYSGEYMVSANVERTVEATRQAVADLRTLIKWIKENKNGPLILIGISLGGVITNLTSLVEPEIDVLASIFYANRLSYSIWKTNPGKFIREDLEHHGVTYDDLIAYWKITEPSQALPKVKKENILLISGKHDLYVHSEDTDYLWESWERPTRYIYTCGHAGIVLKRKKIATDTINFIQNRLNSSHFPKDIP, encoded by the coding sequence TTGATTTTTTCAAAACTCATTGATCGATACGCCTTGTATGATTTGCACAAAAAAAGAAGTGTAAAGTTTCAGTATACTTCTCTTTCTAACACCTCACTATATATAAAGGACATAGAATTTTTTTATAAAGTAAAACCATCTCATATTCATTTTAACATTAAGCATTTAAAACAAGAAAAGGAATACATGGTTGGACAATTCAAATATAAAAGCTCGGTTCAATCTGGTGATTCACGCAACGATTCTGTCACTGGAGAATTATTTTTACATAAAAATGAAAATGCACCTCATGTCATCTTTGTTCACGGTTGGAGAATGGATTCTAACGAACGTGTAAAAAAAATATTCCACGACCATATGACCAACTTGAAGTGGAATATGTATTATTTCACTTTACCATATCATTTTGACAGAAAACCGAACCAATCCCTATACAGTGGAGAGTACATGGTAAGTGCCAATGTTGAACGAACTGTAGAAGCAACTAGACAAGCGGTAGCTGATTTACGAACTTTGATCAAATGGATAAAAGAAAATAAAAATGGTCCCTTGATTTTAATAGGAATCAGTTTAGGTGGAGTTATTACTAACTTAACATCTCTTGTTGAACCAGAAATTGATGTGTTAGCATCCATTTTCTACGCGAATCGACTCTCATATTCAATTTGGAAGACAAATCCAGGTAAATTTATTAGAGAAGATTTGGAACATCATGGTGTTACGTATGATGATTTAATAGCTTATTGGAAAATCACTGAACCGAGTCAAGCGTTACCAAAAGTAAAAAAAGAAAATATTTTATTAATTTCAGGTAAGCACGATCTATATGTGCACTCTGAGGATACGGACTATTTGTGGGAATCCTGGGAAAGACCTACGCGATATATTTATACATGCGGACATGCCGGGATTGTTCTTAAACGTAAAAAAATTGCAACTGATACTATCAATTTTATTCAGAATCGATTGAACTCCTCACACTTCCCCAAAGACATACCTTAA
- the bla gene encoding class A beta-lactamase — protein sequence MIVSKKFFHISHYKKMLPVVLLSCVTLIGCSNSNIQSAPPKQTKQENTSNHSFVKLEKEYDAKLGIYALDTGTNQTVTYRSDERFAYASTHKALAVGALLQKKSIEDLDQRIKYTSKDLVNYNPITEKYVDTGMTLKELADASLRYSDNTAQNLILKQLGGPSEFKKSLREIGDTVTNPERFEPELNEVQPGDTRDTSTPKALATSLQAYALGDILSVEKRNFLIDLMKRNTTGDNLIRAGVPGEWEVADKTGSGSYGTRNDIAIIWPPNKKPIILAILSNHAKEDAKYDDKLIANATKIVLDALKVTNK from the coding sequence ATGATAGTTTCAAAGAAGTTTTTTCACATTTCGCATTATAAAAAGATGTTACCTGTAGTATTACTTTCATGTGTAACGCTTATAGGCTGTTCCAATAGTAATATTCAATCCGCACCACCGAAACAAACCAAACAAGAAAATACAAGTAATCATTCTTTTGTAAAGCTGGAAAAAGAATATGATGCTAAACTTGGTATTTATGCATTAGACACAGGTACGAATCAAACCGTTACTTATCGTTCAGATGAACGGTTTGCATACGCATCTACCCACAAAGCCCTTGCTGTTGGAGCACTGTTACAAAAGAAATCAATAGAAGATTTAGATCAAAGAATTAAGTATACTAGCAAAGATCTTGTGAATTACAATCCAATTACTGAAAAATATGTAGATACAGGTATGACTCTGAAAGAGCTTGCGGATGCTTCCCTTCGATATAGCGATAATACTGCACAAAATCTTATTCTTAAGCAATTAGGTGGGCCAAGTGAATTCAAAAAATCACTGAGAGAAATAGGAGATACTGTCACAAACCCTGAACGTTTTGAACCAGAATTAAACGAAGTACAGCCAGGAGACACTCGTGATACTAGTACCCCAAAGGCATTAGCTACTAGTCTTCAAGCATACGCGCTAGGCGATATACTTTCAGTTGAGAAACGGAACTTTTTAATAGATTTGATGAAAAGAAATACTACGGGGGACAACTTAATTCGTGCTGGAGTTCCAGGAGAATGGGAAGTAGCCGATAAGACCGGCTCTGGGTCTTATGGAACAAGGAATGATATTGCAATCATTTGGCCACCAAATAAAAAGCCAATTATTCTTGCGATACTTTCTAATCATGCGAAAGAAGATGCGAAATACGATGATAAACTTATTGCAAATGCAACTAAAATAGTGTTAGACGCTTTAAAAGTAACGAATAAATAA
- a CDS encoding pyridoxal phosphate-dependent decarboxylase family protein: protein MTKNLQLSAEEMRQLGYQAVDLIVDHMNHLKSKPVSETIDSNIFRDKLIETIPENGSNPKELLHFLNNNVFNQITHVDHPHFMAFVPGPNNYVGVIADFLASGFNVFPTAWIVGAGAEQIELTTINWLKSMLGFPDSAEGLFVSGGSMANLTALTVARQVKLNNDIENAVVYFSNQTHFSVDRALKVLGFKHHQICRIETDEDLRISVSTLRKQIKEDRLKGKKPFCVIANAGTTNCGAVDSLDELADLCGDEDVWLHADGAYGAAAILSEKGREVLRGIHRADSLTLDPHKWLFQPYDVGCVLIRNSQYLSKTFRMIPEYIKDTETNIEEKVNFGERGIELSRRFRALKVWLSFKTFGVTAFREAIDHGIMLAEQVEEFLRKEKDWEVVTPAQLGIVTFRYIPCKRTSTETIHEINKKLVEEINQRGFAMLSTTKLKEKVVIRLCSINPRTTLEEILQIMMSIKALAEEINTSPKHLISVSQP, encoded by the coding sequence ATGACAAAAAACTTGCAGTTATCAGCCGAAGAGATGCGTCAGTTAGGATATCAAGCGGTGGACTTGATTGTTGATCATATGAATCATTTAAAAAGTAAACCAGTTTCGGAAACGATTGATAGTAATATTTTTAGAGACAAGCTAATTGAAACGATTCCAGAAAACGGATCCAATCCAAAAGAGTTACTTCATTTTCTTAATAACAATGTGTTTAATCAAATTACTCATGTGGATCATCCTCATTTTATGGCTTTTGTGCCAGGTCCTAATAATTATGTTGGTGTAATAGCAGATTTTTTAGCAAGTGGGTTTAATGTATTTCCTACAGCTTGGATAGTAGGTGCAGGTGCTGAACAAATTGAATTAACGACAATCAACTGGTTAAAATCAATGCTAGGATTCCCTGATTCAGCTGAAGGGCTATTTGTCAGTGGCGGTTCCATGGCTAATTTGACTGCACTTACTGTAGCGAGACAGGTCAAGCTGAATAATGACATAGAAAATGCGGTTGTGTATTTTTCTAACCAAACTCATTTTTCTGTAGATCGAGCACTTAAAGTATTAGGTTTTAAACATCATCAAATTTGCCGAATTGAAACAGATGAAGATTTAAGAATTTCAGTTAGTACTTTAAGAAAGCAAATAAAAGAAGATCGATTAAAAGGGAAAAAACCATTTTGTGTTATTGCTAATGCAGGGACAACGAATTGCGGAGCGGTGGACTCCCTCGATGAATTGGCTGATCTATGTGGTGATGAAGATGTATGGCTACACGCGGATGGTGCTTATGGGGCTGCAGCAATTCTCAGTGAAAAAGGAAGGGAGGTGTTAAGAGGAATTCATCGTGCTGATTCTTTGACGTTAGACCCGCATAAATGGCTTTTTCAGCCTTATGATGTTGGTTGTGTACTCATTCGCAATAGCCAATATTTAAGTAAAACGTTCCGTATGATCCCAGAGTATATTAAGGATACGGAAACTAATATAGAAGAAAAAGTGAATTTTGGGGAGCGTGGAATTGAACTTTCTCGTAGATTTAGGGCATTAAAGGTATGGCTTTCTTTTAAAACATTTGGAGTCACAGCTTTTCGTGAGGCAATAGATCATGGCATTATGTTGGCTGAACAAGTTGAAGAGTTTTTAAGGAAAGAAAAAGATTGGGAAGTAGTAACACCTGCCCAATTAGGAATTGTTACTTTTCGTTATATTCCTTGTAAGCGAACGTCTACAGAAACAATTCATGAAATAAACAAAAAACTGGTGGAAGAAATTAATCAAAGAGGATTTGCTATGCTAAGTACGACTAAATTAAAAGAAAAAGTAGTAATTCGACTTTGCTCTATCAACCCGAGGACAACATTAGAAGAAATACTTCAAATCATGATGAGCATTAAGGCGTTGGCAGAGGAAATAAACACATCGCCTAAACATCTTATATCTGTTTCTCAACCTTGA
- a CDS encoding GNAT family N-acetyltransferase, producing the protein MTETITFRIATADDLDEIVKMLADDVLGNKRERYETPLPDSYIRAFHAIDCDPNNELIVACDGTEIVGIQQITFTPYIVRQGGWRATIEGVRTASSKRGKGIGSKLIKWAIQRAKLRGCHLVQLTTDKERQEALHFYKKLGFKDSHEGLKLFL; encoded by the coding sequence GTGACAGAAACTATAACATTTAGGATTGCAACGGCAGATGATTTAGATGAAATTGTAAAAATGCTTGCTGATGATGTTTTAGGAAATAAAAGAGAGCGCTATGAAACACCACTCCCTGATAGTTATATAAGAGCATTTCATGCTATTGATTGTGATCCAAATAACGAGTTGATTGTAGCGTGTGATGGGACGGAGATTGTCGGTATTCAACAAATTACATTTACGCCTTACATTGTACGTCAAGGGGGTTGGAGAGCTACAATTGAGGGTGTACGGACAGCCTCATCAAAACGTGGTAAAGGTATAGGAAGTAAACTTATTAAATGGGCTATTCAACGTGCTAAATTACGGGGATGTCATTTAGTACAGTTAACAACAGATAAAGAACGACAAGAAGCTTTACACTTTTATAAGAAATTAGGTTTTAAAGATTCTCATGAAGGATTAAAACTCTTTCTCTAA
- a CDS encoding ABC transporter ATP-binding protein, translated as METILQFKNLDYYYESNGKKVAILENVNFSFQKGHFYTILGPSGSGKTTTLSLGCGLDIPKNGYVLFNGKDIRKIGLDRYRNQNVSVIFQSYNLITYMSALQNVLTAMEITGVKVQNKTARALELLEKVGLTEVEAKRNVLQLSGGQQQRVAIARALSCNVDLLIADEPTGNLDEETAMDIIELFQELAHKENKCIIVVTHSQEVAKKSDRAVYLSKKKLVVNEI; from the coding sequence ATGGAGACGATTTTACAATTTAAAAACTTAGATTATTATTATGAAAGTAACGGAAAAAAAGTAGCGATACTAGAAAATGTTAACTTTTCTTTTCAAAAAGGACATTTCTACACGATTCTAGGACCATCCGGATCTGGTAAAACCACTACGCTTAGCTTGGGTTGTGGGCTAGATATACCTAAAAATGGTTATGTACTATTTAATGGAAAGGATATTCGAAAAATTGGTTTGGATCGGTACCGTAATCAAAATGTATCGGTAATTTTCCAATCTTATAATTTGATTACCTATATGAGTGCTCTTCAAAATGTCTTAACAGCAATGGAAATTACAGGTGTTAAAGTGCAAAATAAAACGGCAAGGGCATTAGAATTATTAGAGAAAGTAGGACTTACAGAAGTAGAAGCGAAACGAAATGTTCTGCAACTAAGTGGCGGGCAACAGCAGCGTGTTGCAATCGCTCGAGCGTTATCTTGTAATGTTGATTTACTGATTGCGGATGAGCCGACAGGAAACCTCGACGAAGAAACGGCAATGGATATAATAGAACTGTTTCAAGAACTTGCACATAAAGAAAATAAATGTATTATTGTTGTGACGCACTCACAGGAAGTTGCTAAAAAATCAGACCGTGCAGTCTATTTAAGTAAGAAGAAGTTGGTAGTAAACGAAATTTAA